A region of Thermococcus piezophilus DNA encodes the following proteins:
- the aspS gene encoding aspartate--tRNA(Asn) ligase: MYRTHYSSQITEELNGQRVKVAGWVWEVKDLGGIKFLWIRDREGIVQITAPKKKVDPEIFRLIPKLNSEDVIAVEGIVNFTPKAKLGFEILPEKLDVLSRAQSPLPLDPTGKVKAELDTRLDNRFMDVRRPEVMAIFKIRSSLFNAVRNFFHSEGFVEIHTPKIIATATEGGTELFPMKYFEKDAFLAQSPQLYKQIMMASGLDRVYEIAPIFRAEEHNTTRHLNEAWSIDAEIAFIENEEEVMELLERLVAHTVNYIREHNEKELQTLGFELEEVKIPFRRVTYDDALEILADLGKEIPWGEDIDTEGERLLGKYMLENENAPLYFLYRYPSEAKPFYIMKYDTKPEICRAFDFEYRGVEITSGGQREHRVDVLVEQIREKGLNPESFEFYLKAFRYGMPPHGGFGLGAERLIKQMLDLNNIREVILFPRDRRRLTP, from the coding sequence ATGTACAGGACGCACTATTCGAGTCAGATAACCGAAGAGTTAAACGGTCAGAGGGTTAAAGTTGCCGGCTGGGTCTGGGAAGTTAAGGACCTCGGTGGAATAAAGTTCCTTTGGATAAGGGACAGAGAAGGTATAGTCCAGATAACCGCACCCAAGAAGAAGGTTGACCCTGAGATATTCAGGCTCATACCCAAGCTTAACAGTGAGGACGTAATAGCTGTTGAAGGCATCGTGAACTTTACGCCAAAGGCTAAACTCGGCTTTGAAATCCTTCCCGAGAAGCTCGATGTCCTGAGCAGGGCCCAGAGCCCGCTCCCACTTGACCCGACGGGAAAAGTCAAGGCAGAGCTGGACACTCGCCTTGACAACCGCTTTATGGACGTCAGAAGGCCGGAGGTAATGGCGATATTCAAGATACGCTCAAGCCTCTTCAATGCCGTCAGGAACTTCTTCCACAGCGAGGGCTTTGTAGAAATCCACACGCCAAAGATAATAGCCACGGCAACGGAGGGCGGCACCGAGCTCTTCCCAATGAAGTACTTCGAGAAGGACGCCTTCCTCGCCCAGAGCCCGCAGCTCTACAAGCAGATAATGATGGCCAGTGGCCTCGACCGCGTTTATGAAATTGCCCCGATTTTCAGAGCCGAGGAACACAACACAACGAGGCACCTCAACGAGGCCTGGAGCATAGATGCCGAGATAGCATTCATCGAGAACGAGGAGGAGGTAATGGAGCTCCTCGAAAGGCTCGTGGCTCACACCGTCAACTACATCCGCGAGCACAACGAAAAGGAGCTCCAGACCCTTGGCTTTGAGCTGGAGGAAGTCAAGATTCCATTCAGGCGCGTCACCTACGATGATGCCCTTGAAATCCTAGCGGATCTTGGCAAGGAAATTCCCTGGGGCGAGGACATAGACACTGAAGGTGAGAGGCTCCTCGGAAAGTACATGCTCGAGAACGAGAACGCGCCGCTCTACTTCCTCTACCGCTATCCAAGCGAGGCCAAGCCATTCTACATAATGAAATATGATACTAAGCCAGAGATCTGCCGTGCCTTTGACTTTGAATACCGCGGTGTCGAGATAACCTCGGGCGGCCAGAGGGAGCACAGGGTAGATGTCCTCGTCGAGCAGATAAGGGAGAAGGGACTGAACCCGGAGAGCTTCGAGTTCTACCTCAAGGCCTTCCGCTACGGCATGCCACCACATGGAGGCTTCGGACTTGGAGCCGAGAGGCTCATCAAGCAGATGCTTGACCTGAATAACATCAGGGAAGTTATACTCTTCCCGAGGGACAGGAGAAGGCTCACACCGTAA
- the pth2 gene encoding peptidyl-tRNA hydrolase Pth2 has product MFRYKQVMVIRNDLKISKGKLAVQVAHGAVTAAIKAQKEKPEWFKNWFHEGQKKVVVKAENERELFELKAHAEKLGIPTALIRDAGLTEIAPGTITCLAVGPAPEELVDKVTGRLKLV; this is encoded by the coding sequence ATGTTCAGGTACAAGCAGGTCATGGTCATAAGGAATGATTTGAAGATTAGTAAAGGCAAGTTGGCCGTCCAGGTGGCACATGGAGCCGTAACCGCGGCGATAAAGGCGCAAAAAGAGAAGCCAGAGTGGTTCAAAAACTGGTTCCATGAGGGACAAAAGAAAGTCGTTGTTAAAGCAGAAAACGAGAGGGAGCTCTTCGAGCTGAAGGCCCACGCAGAGAAGCTCGGTATTCCAACGGCCCTCATACGCGACGCGGGCCTGACCGAGATAGCGCCCGGAACGATAACATGTCTCGCGGTCGGCCCTGCCCCAGAGGAGCTCGTGGACAAGGTTACTGGACGTCTGAAGCTGGTGTGA
- the truD gene encoding tRNA pseudouridine(13) synthase TruD: MDYREFFSQFKYLSEKPGIGGRIKVEPGEFIVREEPLPSIFEGKKHAILLLKKRNWDTMAAIKEIAKRAGISHREIGFAGTKDRHAVTYQYISVPGEAKEKVEAVQIRDVELKFIGYGKPLKLGHLLGNRFKITVRDVDGGAFERTKEIVRELRSKGGFPNYFGYQRFGERRVTNHLIGKLLMKGDFGGAARLFLGAHGGNMEGDEARKTFWETGDVNRALEEFPKFLRYERAMLYRYRETGSWRKAFLSLPLPIMRIFIHAYQSYLFNLYISRRIEEGLPLNEALVGDIVIQVKGGVPYRDRTYRVTETNIGFVNEKIHKGQAMVSGPLFGFAMRRARGIPGRLEEELLDAEGITLDDFKRLPKPMAEPGGRRELLIRPLGLTYGYVSGVGMCFRFFLPKGVYATSVLREIMKDH; the protein is encoded by the coding sequence ATGGACTACCGCGAGTTCTTCTCCCAGTTTAAGTATTTGAGCGAAAAGCCCGGCATAGGCGGGAGAATTAAAGTTGAGCCCGGGGAATTTATCGTTAGGGAGGAGCCTCTGCCGAGCATCTTCGAGGGAAAAAAGCATGCTATCTTACTCCTCAAGAAGCGAAACTGGGATACCATGGCAGCCATAAAGGAGATAGCCAAGCGCGCGGGGATTTCTCATAGGGAGATAGGTTTCGCCGGGACAAAGGACAGGCACGCGGTAACCTACCAGTACATCAGCGTGCCGGGGGAGGCCAAGGAAAAGGTTGAGGCCGTTCAAATCAGGGATGTAGAGTTAAAGTTCATCGGCTACGGAAAACCTTTAAAGCTCGGCCATTTGCTCGGCAACCGCTTCAAGATAACCGTCAGGGATGTGGATGGGGGCGCCTTTGAGAGGACGAAGGAGATAGTGAGGGAGCTTCGGTCTAAGGGCGGTTTCCCCAACTACTTCGGCTACCAGCGCTTCGGCGAGAGGCGCGTTACGAACCACCTGATTGGGAAGCTCCTCATGAAGGGCGACTTTGGGGGCGCTGCGAGGCTTTTCCTGGGGGCCCATGGGGGAAACATGGAGGGGGACGAGGCGAGGAAAACCTTCTGGGAAACGGGGGACGTTAACAGGGCTCTGGAGGAGTTCCCAAAGTTTCTCCGCTATGAGCGGGCGATGCTGTACAGGTACCGAGAGACCGGCAGCTGGAGAAAGGCATTTCTCTCGCTTCCGTTGCCCATAATGCGCATCTTCATCCACGCCTATCAGTCTTACCTCTTCAACCTCTACATCTCGCGCCGCATCGAGGAGGGCCTGCCGCTTAACGAGGCCCTTGTGGGTGATATCGTCATCCAGGTCAAGGGAGGAGTACCTTACCGCGATAGAACCTACCGCGTGACTGAGACTAACATCGGGTTCGTCAATGAGAAAATCCACAAGGGTCAGGCGATGGTCTCGGGCCCTCTCTTCGGCTTCGCCATGAGGCGCGCCAGGGGTATTCCTGGAAGACTTGAGGAAGAGCTGCTCGATGCCGAGGGTATAACACTGGACGACTTCAAAAGGCTCCCAAAACCCATGGCCGAGCCCGGTGGCAGGAGAGAACTTCTCATAAGGCCCCTCGGCCTAACCTACGGCTATGTCTCAGGCGTAGGAATGTGCTTCCGCTTTTTCCTGCCCAAGGGGGTTTACGCCACGAGTGTCCTGAGGGAGATAATGAAAGATCATTAG
- a CDS encoding phosphoglycolate phosphatase → MIKAISLDIDGTITYPDRRLHEDALKAIRLAESLGVPVMLVTGNSIPFAEAMAIMIGTTGPVVAEDGGALSVKDGRLRKRIYLTTMDEEWILWSEIKRRYPEAVLSFSMPERKAGLVVMRTIPVEKVRELIEELGLNLIAVDSGFAIHIKKPWINKGTGIEKACEILGISPKEVAHVGDGENDLDAFRVVGYRVAVGQAPETLKAEADYVTRATYGEGGAEGIVHILRKFGYLAKE, encoded by the coding sequence ATGATTAAAGCTATATCTCTCGACATAGACGGCACGATAACCTATCCCGACAGGCGGCTCCACGAGGATGCTCTAAAGGCCATAAGGCTCGCTGAGAGCCTCGGTGTTCCTGTCATGCTCGTCACGGGCAATTCTATACCATTCGCTGAGGCGATGGCAATAATGATAGGAACCACTGGACCAGTCGTGGCCGAGGATGGCGGTGCCCTCTCAGTAAAGGACGGCCGTTTGAGAAAGAGGATATACCTCACAACGATGGACGAGGAGTGGATCCTCTGGAGCGAGATAAAAAGGCGCTATCCCGAGGCCGTTCTCAGCTTCTCAATGCCTGAAAGAAAGGCGGGTCTCGTGGTAATGCGCACAATTCCCGTCGAGAAAGTTAGAGAGCTCATAGAAGAGCTGGGACTCAACTTGATAGCTGTTGACTCCGGCTTTGCCATACACATCAAAAAGCCCTGGATAAACAAGGGGACGGGCATAGAGAAGGCCTGCGAGATTCTCGGCATAAGCCCGAAAGAGGTTGCTCACGTTGGCGACGGTGAGAACGACCTCGATGCCTTCCGCGTTGTTGGCTACCGCGTGGCTGTTGGACAGGCCCCGGAGACACTGAAAGCTGAAGCCGACTACGTGACGCGGGCGACTTACGGCGAGGGAGGGGCGGAGGGAATAGTACATATCCTCCGGAAGTTCGGGTACCTCGCGAAGGAATAG